A window from Temnothorax longispinosus isolate EJ_2023e chromosome 1, Tlon_JGU_v1, whole genome shotgun sequence encodes these proteins:
- the LOC139812208 gene encoding uncharacterized protein, with protein MKRFIVTHKSLLSDEIEPMDLIAEFPDIISAANRVFGEGKWSHTVIKQTLDFKNDFGSTTDAGCVSYVKVQVENGNFHEDVGYCSTDKEPTRGLSILNAKIGSAVNALKTVLFSFGEKIERELHIRLEQTNDVQDVTQSLDKQISEELNVSDPTLVPTVNNDITETDPSSFVKVQSSKDVQPSPNKTNFTSE; from the exons ATGAAAAGATTCATTGTGACACATAAGTCATTGC ttagCGACGAAATAGAACCGATGGATTTAATAGCGGAATTTCCTGATATAATCTCAGCGGCCAATAGGGTTTTTGGAGAGGGCAAGTGGAGTCATACTGTTATCAAACAAACATTAG ATTTCAAAAATGATTTCGGAAGTACAACCGACGCTGGTTGCGTCAGTTATGTTAAGGTCCAGGTTGAGAATGGAAATTTTCACGAGGATGTTGGTTATTGCAGCACAGATAAGGAACCCACAAGAGGCTTGTCGATACTTAATGCCAAAATT GGTTCTGCTGTAAATGCCTTGAAAACAGTTCTCTTCTCGTttggagaaaaaattgaaagagagCTGCATATTAGGCTTGAACAAACCAACGACGTGCAAGATGTGACACAGTCATTGGATAAGCAGATTTCAGAAGAATTAAATGTTTCAG ATCCTACTCTGGTACCGACCGTGAACAACGATATAACTGAGACCGATCCATCGTCATTTGTAAAGGTTCAGAGTTCCAAGGATGTTCAACCCTCgccaaataaaacaaattttacaagtgAATAA
- the LOC139808016 gene encoding neuferricin-like, whose translation MISRYLWLSLLLMIVYFLYSRGFIEEIKSHLTERTLNIADTIYFGLNENSGGPKVFTMNELKRYTNLENGLYLSILGQVFDVTKGEKHYGPGGTYHAFTGRDASLAFITGEFDDQGLTDDISSLSQRQVKALDDWLQFYNANYIYKGKLYGRYYNQDGSPTAEFRKVQEKLLLAKREKAMEEKQERMFPLCNIEWNRDTGTVFWCTERSGGIERDWTGVPRILFETAGAQGSSSRCACVNLDSKEYEDNKARLSEYDGCEKYATKCVLRNKT comes from the exons ATGATCTCCAGATACCTTTGGCTATCGCTGTTATTGATGATCGTGTACTTCTTATATTCGCGCGGCTTTATCGAGGAGATCAAGTCCCACTTGACGGAAAGAACGTTAAATATAGCTGACACGATATATTTCggattaaatgaaaattctgGCGGGCCAAAGGTGTTCACTATGAACGAATTGAAGCGATATACGAATCTGGAGAATGGATTGTATCTCTCGATCTTGGGCCAAGTCTTTGATGTAACGAAAGGGGAAAAGCATTACGGACCTGGAGGAACTTATCATGCCTTCACTG GCCGTGATGCTTCCTTAGCATTTATTACTGGAGAATTTGACGATCAAGGTTTAACGGACGACATATCAAGTTTATCGCAGCGACAAGTCAAGGCATTGGACGATTGGCTACAATTTTATAACGCAAACTACATCTACAAAG GAAAATTATATGGTAGATACTATAATCAAGATGGTAGCCCGACTGCAGAATTTCGCAAGGTACAAGAAAAGCTATTGCTTGCTAAAAGGGAGAAAGCAATGGAGGAGAAACAGGAAAGGATGTTTCCACTTTGTAATATAGAATGGAATCGGGATACTGGTACTGTATTCTGGTGTACTGAAAGAAG CGGTGGGATTGAAAGAGATTGGACGGGTGTACCAAGAATATTGTTCGAGACTGCAGGCGCGCAGGGCTCATCGTCTAGGTGCGCTTGCGTTAACCTGGATAGTAAGGAATACGAAGATAATAAAGCTAGATTGAGCGAATACGATGGCTGCGAAAAATACGCGACAAAATGCGTTTTGAGGAATAAGACATGA
- the LOC139808023 gene encoding uncharacterized protein yields the protein MDEKQTENPISIDRLDNTNVPVITADLEMLTIDTNPPPTETKRVLRKRMPKPVSTEILNRRCSLRPKKRRISEVEAQEETIKEYYLDRNINKKSNNLETIYEENDNASDDTAIRMSAKRFKRMLMFSPTASKLKKRRAKIQRVFGSKIRYTRRGSMQALVDKLNTIRESSPMKIDNELK from the exons ATGGATGAGAAGCAGACAGAAAATCC AATCTCTATTGACCGTTTAGACAATACTAATGTACCTGTGATAACAGCTGACTTAGAGATGCTTACCATAGACACTAATCCTCCGCCTACAGAAACTAAGAGGGTTCTTAGGAAAAGGATGCCAAAGCCTGTTTCTACAGAAATCCTTAATCGAAG GTGTAGCCTCAGACCAAAAAAGAGGAGGATCTCTGAAGTGGAGGCACAGGAAGAGACCATCAAGGAGTATTATTTGGACAGAAACATAAATAAGAAGTCAAATAATCTAGAAACGATATACGAAGAAAACGACAATGCAAGCGATGATACTGCGATACGTATGAGTGCAAAGAGATTTAAGAGAATGTTGATGTTCTCCCCTACAGCTTCCAAGCTGAAGAAGAGACGCGCGAAGATACAGAGAGTCTTCGGATCTAAGATCAGGTATACGAGACGTGGTTCGATGCAGGCTCTTGTAGATAAGTTAAATACTATCAGAGAGAGCTCACCAATGAAAATCGATAATGAACTCAAATGA
- the LOC139807997 gene encoding uncharacterized protein isoform X1 has product MAMWESDKFQEDDNADGIGGNFDNILVTHDLQDCLDDTSLDLSSFEKVYEQSAVFDYGKYSDDDAAINEGLPVDDNTAERIHHASSDEIYMRIHQGQDDALLEDRATLGHPFETVMIESIEPDINQKHINRYNCQYEGCTRTYSTIGNLRTHMKTHKGEYRFKCAEPSCGKAFLTSYSLKIHIRVHTKVKPFECNHKGCEKAFNTLYRLRAHQRLHSGNTFNCEETGCVKFFTTLSDLKKHIRTHTQERPYKCREKGCGKAFTASHHLKTHKRTHTGERPYVCTFESCKRRFTTPHSLKSHIKTHNKTVNNDMKHKNNRSNDVAEKQKKLTQLELKLVKVSASNTTIPSYTVIPISTDLMQNDGNMPYVPAKNLAEQVTSTNVMDIMTHRKLDAKLGYISTKDEEASNGTTGVALLATDIVLDNFNEHAVNVFNNNENYNEFKVFNQMTESNAQHDNLMDVVGHQNHPHKSASLPEAHSDSITRQDQSIPINLGQKIMQDGLQNAIAHISEGTSFTNNMKQFKNKPITGSDDVFTNRSNAENISDNSSNALYDANCITSHITDIISSSNEAHLFESGMDSLSFINDTNLQNESLIAASNHDLHANAVTNAQSEAVELAIATEEELPSSWIDVMALATAPALRAQSWSELNAFPTVHSLVDLVGPEPYPLEMETQLPTENLKNVDAMNTQHTSANVDIQSQKIAEYEHKTGNVKNKDRNILQEITADADICKCIDCKCDNLQNCQNCTNNPAEVTKKDTAQIVNDFVSSLQNKCSCNAESGGCDSCCVVICLKTLQQLQKIFSNCCKNTSNAATNACCREKLLPSLMKCQLAKNQ; this is encoded by the exons ATGGCGATGTGGGAGAGCGACAAGTTCCAAGAGGACGACAACGCGGACGGTATCGGGGGCAATTTCGACAATATCCTCGTGACGCACGATCTGCAGGATTGCCTGGACGACACCTCCCTGGACCTGTCCAGCTTCGAGAAGGTCTACGAACAGAGCGCGGTGTTCGATTACGGGAAGTACTCCGACGACGATGCTGCTATCAACGAGGGGCTACCTGTCGATGACAACACGGCCGA gcGTATCCATCATGCCAGTTCAGATGAAATTTATATGCGAATTCATCAAGGTCAAGATGATGCGTTACTTGAGGATCGTGCTACCTTGGGACATCCCTTCGAAACTGTCATGATTGAAAGTATAGAAccagatattaatcagaagcATATCAATCGTTACAATTGCCAATACGAAGGCTGCACCAGAACATATAGTACCATTGGAAATTTGCGTACTCACATGAAAACACACAAAG GCGAGTATCGATTTAAATGCGCAGAGCCGAGTTGTGGCAAGGCCTTTCTCACGTCCTACAGTCTAAAGATCCACATTAGGGTACACACAAAAGTAAAACCATTTGAATGCAATCACAAAGGCTGCGAGAAAGCGTTCAATACCCTTTACAGACTGAGAGCTCACCAAAGACTTCATAGTGGCAACACATTCAACTGCGAAGAGACTGGATGCGTTAAATTCTTTACTACTCTAAGCGATCTCAAGAAACATATACGTACTCATACTCAAGAAAGACCGTACAA atGCAGAGAAAAGGGTTGCGGAAAGGCCTTTACGGCTTCACACCATTTAAAAACGCACAAGAGGACACATACAGGCGAACGGCCGTACGTTTGTACCTTTGAAAGTTGTAAACGACGTTTTACTACTCCTCATAGCTTAAAGAGCCACATAAAAACACATAACAAAACTGTGAATAATGATATG aaaCATAAGAATAACAGAAGTAACGATGTGGCTGAGAAGCAGAAGAAGTTAACTCAATTAGAATTGAAACTTGTAAAGGTTAGCGCAAGCAACACCACTATACCATCGTACACTGTCATACCAATATCCACAGATCTTATGCAAAATGATGGAAACATGCCATATGTGCCTGCGAAAAATTTAGCAGAACAAGTAACTTCCACTAATGTAATGGATATTATGACTCATCGCAAGTTGGATGCAAAGCTCGGTTATATTTCTACCAAAGACGAAGAAGCCTCGAATGGAACTACGGGAGTTGCGCTTCTTGCAACGGATATCGTTTTAGATAATTTCAACGAACACGCAGTCAacgtttttaacaataatgagAACTATAACgaatttaaagtatttaatcAAATGACTGAATCAAATGCGCAGCATGATAATTTAATGGATGTAGTCGGGCATCAGAATCATCCGCACAAGTCAGCTTCGTTACCAGAAGCGCACAGTGACAGTATAACTAGACAGGATCAATCTATCCCGATAAATTTAGGACAGAAGATTATGCAAGATGGTTTACAAAATGCGATAGCACACATTTCTGAGGGGACAAGTTTCACGAATAATATGaaacagtttaaaaataaacctATTACTGGTTCTGACGATGTATTTACAAACCGGTCAAATGCAGAAAATATATCTGATAACAGCAGCAATGCGTTATACGATGCCAATTGCATTACTAGTCATATTACTGATATTATAAGTTCCTCGAACGAAGCCCACCTTTTCGAGAGCGGAATGGATTCTCTCTCGTTCATAAATGACacaaatttgcaaaatgaGTCTCTTATTGCGGCTTCAAATCATGATTTGCACGCGAACGCTGTTACAAACGCTCAGTCCGAAGCCGTTGAACTTGCGATAGCGACTGAAGAGGAATTACCTTCTTCTTGGATAGATGTGATGGCATTAGCAACCGCACCCGCATTGAGAGCACAATCTTGGTCAGAATTAAATGCCTTTCCCACCGTTCATTCTCTAGTGGATTTAGTAGGTCCAGAGCCTTATCCGCTAGAGATGGAGACTCAATTACCTACggaaaacttgaaaaatgtcGACGCGATGAATACGCAGCACACTTCGGCAAACGTCGATATACAAAGCCAAAAAATTGCAGAATATGAACATAAGACAGGTAATGTAAAGAACAAGGATAGAAATATTCTTCAGGAGATCACGGCAGATGCtgatatatgtaaatgtattgATTGTAAATGCGACAACTTACAAAATTGTCAAAACTGCACAAATAACCCGGCGGAAGTAACGAAAAAAGACACGGCACAAATCGTAAACGACTTTGTGTCatctttgcaaaataaatgttccTGCAACGCCGAGTCCGGTGGTTGTGATTCTTGCTGTGTTGTAATCTGTCTAAAGACATTGCAGCAgctacagaaaatatttagcaaCTGTTGTAAGAATACTAGCAATGCTGCTACAAATGCATGCTGTAGGGAAAAGTTGTTACCATCCTTGATGAAATGTCAACTAGCCAAGAATCAGTGa
- the LOC139807997 gene encoding uncharacterized protein isoform X2: protein MRKEFSKLSGEYRFKCAEPSCGKAFLTSYSLKIHIRVHTKVKPFECNHKGCEKAFNTLYRLRAHQRLHSGNTFNCEETGCVKFFTTLSDLKKHIRTHTQERPYKCREKGCGKAFTASHHLKTHKRTHTGERPYVCTFESCKRRFTTPHSLKSHIKTHNKTVNNDMKHKNNRSNDVAEKQKKLTQLELKLVKVSASNTTIPSYTVIPISTDLMQNDGNMPYVPAKNLAEQVTSTNVMDIMTHRKLDAKLGYISTKDEEASNGTTGVALLATDIVLDNFNEHAVNVFNNNENYNEFKVFNQMTESNAQHDNLMDVVGHQNHPHKSASLPEAHSDSITRQDQSIPINLGQKIMQDGLQNAIAHISEGTSFTNNMKQFKNKPITGSDDVFTNRSNAENISDNSSNALYDANCITSHITDIISSSNEAHLFESGMDSLSFINDTNLQNESLIAASNHDLHANAVTNAQSEAVELAIATEEELPSSWIDVMALATAPALRAQSWSELNAFPTVHSLVDLVGPEPYPLEMETQLPTENLKNVDAMNTQHTSANVDIQSQKIAEYEHKTGNVKNKDRNILQEITADADICKCIDCKCDNLQNCQNCTNNPAEVTKKDTAQIVNDFVSSLQNKCSCNAESGGCDSCCVVICLKTLQQLQKIFSNCCKNTSNAATNACCREKLLPSLMKCQLAKNQ, encoded by the exons ATGCGGAAGGAATTCTCAAAACTTTCAGGCGAGTATCGATTTAAATGCGCAGAGCCGAGTTGTGGCAAGGCCTTTCTCACGTCCTACAGTCTAAAGATCCACATTAGGGTACACACAAAAGTAAAACCATTTGAATGCAATCACAAAGGCTGCGAGAAAGCGTTCAATACCCTTTACAGACTGAGAGCTCACCAAAGACTTCATAGTGGCAACACATTCAACTGCGAAGAGACTGGATGCGTTAAATTCTTTACTACTCTAAGCGATCTCAAGAAACATATACGTACTCATACTCAAGAAAGACCGTACAA atGCAGAGAAAAGGGTTGCGGAAAGGCCTTTACGGCTTCACACCATTTAAAAACGCACAAGAGGACACATACAGGCGAACGGCCGTACGTTTGTACCTTTGAAAGTTGTAAACGACGTTTTACTACTCCTCATAGCTTAAAGAGCCACATAAAAACACATAACAAAACTGTGAATAATGATATG aaaCATAAGAATAACAGAAGTAACGATGTGGCTGAGAAGCAGAAGAAGTTAACTCAATTAGAATTGAAACTTGTAAAGGTTAGCGCAAGCAACACCACTATACCATCGTACACTGTCATACCAATATCCACAGATCTTATGCAAAATGATGGAAACATGCCATATGTGCCTGCGAAAAATTTAGCAGAACAAGTAACTTCCACTAATGTAATGGATATTATGACTCATCGCAAGTTGGATGCAAAGCTCGGTTATATTTCTACCAAAGACGAAGAAGCCTCGAATGGAACTACGGGAGTTGCGCTTCTTGCAACGGATATCGTTTTAGATAATTTCAACGAACACGCAGTCAacgtttttaacaataatgagAACTATAACgaatttaaagtatttaatcAAATGACTGAATCAAATGCGCAGCATGATAATTTAATGGATGTAGTCGGGCATCAGAATCATCCGCACAAGTCAGCTTCGTTACCAGAAGCGCACAGTGACAGTATAACTAGACAGGATCAATCTATCCCGATAAATTTAGGACAGAAGATTATGCAAGATGGTTTACAAAATGCGATAGCACACATTTCTGAGGGGACAAGTTTCACGAATAATATGaaacagtttaaaaataaacctATTACTGGTTCTGACGATGTATTTACAAACCGGTCAAATGCAGAAAATATATCTGATAACAGCAGCAATGCGTTATACGATGCCAATTGCATTACTAGTCATATTACTGATATTATAAGTTCCTCGAACGAAGCCCACCTTTTCGAGAGCGGAATGGATTCTCTCTCGTTCATAAATGACacaaatttgcaaaatgaGTCTCTTATTGCGGCTTCAAATCATGATTTGCACGCGAACGCTGTTACAAACGCTCAGTCCGAAGCCGTTGAACTTGCGATAGCGACTGAAGAGGAATTACCTTCTTCTTGGATAGATGTGATGGCATTAGCAACCGCACCCGCATTGAGAGCACAATCTTGGTCAGAATTAAATGCCTTTCCCACCGTTCATTCTCTAGTGGATTTAGTAGGTCCAGAGCCTTATCCGCTAGAGATGGAGACTCAATTACCTACggaaaacttgaaaaatgtcGACGCGATGAATACGCAGCACACTTCGGCAAACGTCGATATACAAAGCCAAAAAATTGCAGAATATGAACATAAGACAGGTAATGTAAAGAACAAGGATAGAAATATTCTTCAGGAGATCACGGCAGATGCtgatatatgtaaatgtattgATTGTAAATGCGACAACTTACAAAATTGTCAAAACTGCACAAATAACCCGGCGGAAGTAACGAAAAAAGACACGGCACAAATCGTAAACGACTTTGTGTCatctttgcaaaataaatgttccTGCAACGCCGAGTCCGGTGGTTGTGATTCTTGCTGTGTTGTAATCTGTCTAAAGACATTGCAGCAgctacagaaaatatttagcaaCTGTTGTAAGAATACTAGCAATGCTGCTACAAATGCATGCTGTAGGGAAAAGTTGTTACCATCCTTGATGAAATGTCAACTAGCCAAGAATCAGTGa
- the Atpsyndelta gene encoding ATP synthase subunit delta, mitochondrial, whose protein sequence is MSNLARTLRPFLRCVRSQRRTYADAAGNQMKFTFAGANQVFYDQAAIRQVDVPSFSGSFGILPKHVPTLAVLKPGVVSIYEEDGSTKKVFVSSGTVTINEDGSVQILAEEAHPVENLDNSAARDILNKAQQQLSSASSDVDKAEASIAVEVAEALVQATQ, encoded by the exons ATGTCCAACCTCGCTCGCACTTTACGCCCTTTCCTGAGATGCGTCCGCAGCCAGAGGAGAACCTACGCAGACGCGGCCGGTAATCAAATGAAGTTTACGTTCGCGGGTGCTAATCAG GTGTTCTACGATCAGGCTGCAATCCGTCAAGTCGATGTACCTTCCTTCTCGGGTTCCTTTGGCATTCTACCAAAGCACGTGCCTACACTGGCGGTCTTGAAGCCTGGTGTAGTTTCAATCTATGAAGAGGATGGTTCGACCAAGAAAGTTTTCGTCTCCTCTGGTACCGTTACCATTAATGAGGATGGCAGTGTACAG ATTCTAGCAGAAGAAGCCCATCCAGTAGAAAACCTTGACAACTCGGCAGCAAGAGATATTCTTAACAAAGCTCAACAACAGCTTTCCTCCGCATCGTCGGACGTAGATAAGGCTGAAGCAAGTATTGCTGTTGAAGTTGCAGAAGCTCTCGTGCAAGCTACACaataa
- the LOC139813305 gene encoding aminopeptidase N-like, with protein MNHRLAATHLIPNKARRMFPCWDDPAIKAYFMISVRHHQKYNVLSNWPSQKVHWQDYVENDMKWTHFNRTYLMPTYLVGIVIVSNFVRITNSNHSVNVWCRSSLTSQARFVLSIAERVTPLLEEYIGKTKGVPKIDHVMVPNYPNGSMGDWGIIIYQESKVVYDDSKNPTFKKRNVASYVANGIAHQWFGTFISPSWWTDIWLNEGFAVYLQAYFLDKTFKGWRTMHLFVTGAMHLALQLDDDLAGSVTLNLDDHLNNQLFVNQVRKKTPAILRMLYHAVGDQVFQKGITKYFATLQYRVVTPDDFWSTIQSAKDEASYDPYMRDQKFGIKEVMDTWIVQNRYPVLNVTMNYKTGDLTITHQKNFHATEDINNKWWIPISYAYEGSPYFSNTMPHNWLKPDETFRVQINTKGWIIVNLQQTAYCRVYYDILIYERIIPYLASQEHTKIHVLNRAQIIDDAYAFLLKNQLDSYIFIDLIAYYELERDYVAWRPMFRILKQNQKYFSLPESKGFKLYMVQTFDGGVLRHVGYEENPYDDDLTKLLRLNALKWACTVGHAECKRKAAVKLSEHFADPDTYKVPQWWQDWTYCFGLAEANRTTWDKMMALYQRTSDKKLWKILNCAEDPDIIINYLNITASNTTLFKDEQHALIFNLILQNHARNDLVLDYILTNLNHIRRLLPPSLTIKNIISNVFSNEQLSKVKRFAETRFHQLPKFLSNIIDLIEQRKSDVEEWSDIFAKRFGKSQTLINQLQKFDYDEEDVNKGLISQDVLEVTMTIDQDLSA; from the exons ATGAATCACAGGTTGGCCGCAACACACCTCATACCGAATAAAGCCAGACGAATGTTTCCATGTTGGGACGACCCAGCGATAAAAGCTTACTTCATGATCTCCGTGAGGCATCATCAGAAATACAATGTATTGTCAAATTGGCCGAGCCAAAAGGTCCATTGGCAGGACTACGTAGAAAATGACATGAAATGGACACACTTTAACCGCACTTATCTAATGCCCACTTATCTTGTGGGAATTGTGATTGTATCAAATTTTGTTCGCATTACTAACAGCAACCATTCCGTTAATGTGTGGTGCAGATCGTCTTTGACATCGCAAGCAAGATTCGTGCTAAGCATTGCCGAACGGGTTACGCCGCTCTTGGAGGAGTATATCGGTAAAACCAAAGGGGTACCGAAAATAGATCACGTCATGGTACCAAATTATCCCAACGGTTCCATGGGAGATTGGGGAATCATCATTTACCA AGAATCAAAGGTTGTCTACGATGATAGCAAGAATCCTACATTTAAGAAAAGGAATGTAGCTTCTTATGTAGCAAATGGAATCGCACATCAGTGGTTCGGCACTTTCATCTCCCCATCTTGGTGGACTGACATATGGTTAAATGAGGGATTTGCTGTGTATCTACAGGCGTATTTCCTCGACAAG ACATTTAAAGGCTGGCGAACAATGCACTTATTCGTTACTGGAGCCATGCACCTTGCTCTCCAATTAGATGATGACTTAGCGGGTTCTGTTACATTGAACCTTGACGATCACTTGAATAACCAACTCTTTGTTAATCAAGTtcgtaaaaaaa CTCCAGCTATATTGCGCATGTTATATCATGCAGTGGGCGACCAGGTATTTCAAAAGGGTATCACCAAGTATTTCGCTACACT GCAATATAGAGTGGTCACTCCCGATGATTTCTGGAGCACCATACAAAGTGCTAAAGACGAAGCTTCTTACGACCCTTATATGCGAGATCAAAAATTCGGAATAAAAGAAGTGATGGATACATGGATAGTCCAAAATCGTTATCCTGTGCTGAATGTAACGATGAATTACAAAACTGGTGACTTAACAATAACGcatcaaaaaaatttccacGCAACTGaagatatcaataataaatggTGGATACCCATATCCTACGCTTATGAAGGCTCTCCGTATTTTTCCAATACTATGCCCCATAATTGGTTAAAACCAGATGAAACTTTTAGAGtgcaaattaatacaaaaggTTGGATTATCGTCAATCTACAACAAACTg CATACTGTCGTGTCTATTACGATATCCTAATTTACGAAAGAATCATACCTTACTTGGCCTCTCAAGAACACACGAAAATACACGTTCTCAATCGTGCTCAAATTATCGATGATGCATATGCCTTTTTGCTAAAAAATCAGCTAGATAGCTATATATTCATAGATCTTATAGCTTACTACGAACTAGAGAGAGATTATGTGGCATGGCGTCCAATGTTCcgaatattaaaacaaaatcagAAGTACTTTTCACTGCCAGAGAGTAAAGGTTTCAAG TTATACATGGTACAAACCTTTGATGGCGGGGTTCTTCGACATGTGGGATACGAAGAAAATCCTTATGATGACGATCTCACTAAGTTACTAAGGCTAAATGCCCTAAAATGGGCATGTACCGTCGGTCACGCGGAATGCAAGAGAAAGGCCGCCGTTAAATTAAGCGAACATTTCGCGGATCCTGATACTTACAA GGTTCCACAATGGTGGCAAGATTGGACGTACTGCTTTGGTTTAGCGGAAGCTAATAGGACTACTTGGGATAAAATGATGGCACTATATCAGCGAACATCTGATAAGAAactttggaaaatattgaattgtgCTGAAGATCCTGATATCATTATCAACTATTTGAATATTACAGCATCCAATACTACATTATTTAAGGATGAACAGCATGCATTGATCTTCAATTTAATTCTTCAAAACCATGCACGCAACGATTTGGTCCTTGACtacatattaacaaatttgaaTCATATAAGAAG ATTGCTTCCTCCAAGTCTAACGATAAAAAACATCATTTCGAACGTTTTCTCTAACGAACAATTGTCCAAG GTGAAAAGATTCGCAGAGACTCGTTTTCATCAATTGCCAAAATTTTTGTCAAACATTATAGATCTGATAGAACAGCGTAAAAGTGATGTTGAAGAGTGGTCAGATATTTTTGCAAAGCGATTTGGAAAAAgtcaaactttaattaatcaattacaaaaatttgattatgaTGAAGAAGACGTCAATAAAGGGTTGATCAGTCAAGACGTATTAGAAGTAACAATGACGATCGATCAAGACCTATCagcataa